A genomic segment from Halomonas sp. GD1P12 encodes:
- the rplE gene encoding 50S ribosomal protein L5, with the protein MANLKERYQNEVVAQLKEQFSYANVMQVPRITKVTLNMGIGEAVSDKKLIDNAVGDLEKLSGQKPLVTKARKSIAGFKVREGWPIGIKVTLRAERMWDFLDRLVNIAIPRVRDFRGLNPKSFDGRGNYSMGVREQIIFPEIEYDKIDRIRGLDVTITTTANTDEEGRALLSALNFPFKK; encoded by the coding sequence ATGGCGAACTTGAAAGAACGTTATCAAAACGAGGTGGTGGCTCAACTCAAAGAGCAGTTTAGCTACGCCAACGTAATGCAGGTACCCCGGATCACGAAAGTGACTCTGAACATGGGTATCGGCGAGGCGGTCAGCGATAAAAAGCTGATCGACAATGCCGTCGGCGATCTGGAGAAGCTCTCTGGTCAAAAGCCGCTGGTGACCAAGGCACGTAAGTCCATCGCGGGCTTCAAGGTGCGCGAAGGCTGGCCAATCGGTATCAAGGTAACGCTGCGCGCAGAGCGCATGTGGGACTTTTTGGACCGTCTGGTGAACATCGCGATTCCTCGCGTGCGTGACTTCCGTGGTCTCAACCCGAAGTCCTTCGACGGTCGTGGCAACTACTCCATGGGTGTGCGTGAGCAGATCATCTTCCCGGAGATCGAGTATGATAAGATCGATCGTATCCGCGGGTTGGACGTCACCATCACCACTACCGCCAACACCGACGAGGAAGGCCGTGCGCTCTTGAGCGCGCTGAACTTCCCGTTCAAGAAATAA
- the rplX gene encoding 50S ribosomal protein L24: MQKIKRDDEVIVIAGKDKGKRGTVKRVMENRFVVSGVNMIKRHTKANPMAGNQGGIVEREAPIHASNVAIFNSETGKADRVGFQVKEDGTKVRIYKSTQTQIDA, encoded by the coding sequence ATGCAAAAGATCAAACGTGACGATGAAGTCATCGTCATCGCCGGGAAGGATAAAGGCAAGCGTGGCACTGTTAAGCGGGTAATGGAAAACCGCTTCGTGGTGTCCGGTGTGAATATGATCAAGCGTCACACCAAAGCCAATCCCATGGCGGGAAATCAGGGCGGTATCGTCGAGCGTGAGGCTCCGATTCACGCGTCCAACGTAGCCATCTTCAATTCGGAGACCGGTAAGGCGGATCGCGTCGGCTTCCAGGTGAAGGAAGACGGTACCAAGGTACGTATCTACAAGTCGACGCAGACGCAGATCGACGCCTAA
- the rpsH gene encoding 30S ribosomal protein S8, with translation MSMQDTLADMFTRIRNAQMATKETAVMPSSKLKVEVARVLKEEGYIADFTVAEGVKPELTVTLKYFEGKPVIEHIQRVSKPSLRQYKGKSNLPKVADGLGIAIVTTSNGVMTDRAARQAGVGGEVICTVF, from the coding sequence ATGAGCATGCAAGATACTCTGGCGGATATGTTTACCCGTATCCGTAATGCGCAGATGGCCACCAAGGAGACGGCAGTCATGCCGTCTTCCAAGTTGAAAGTGGAAGTGGCCCGCGTGCTAAAGGAAGAAGGCTACATCGCCGACTTCACGGTTGCTGAAGGCGTCAAGCCCGAGCTCACCGTTACCCTGAAATACTTCGAGGGTAAGCCGGTCATCGAGCACATTCAGCGGGTTTCCAAGCCGTCTCTGCGTCAATACAAGGGTAAGAGCAATCTGCCCAAGGTCGCCGATGGTCTGGGTATCGCGATTGTCACCACCTCCAATGGTGTCATGACCGATCGTGCCGCGCGCCAGGCTGGCGTCGGTGGCGAAGTCATCTGCACCGTATTCTAG
- the rplN gene encoding 50S ribosomal protein L14: MIQTQTMLDVADNSGARRVQCIKVLGGSHRRYARVGDVIKVTVKEAIPRGKVKKGQVLKAVVVRTRSGVRRNDGSLIRFDGNAAVLLNNTNEQPIGTRIFGPVTRELRNERFMKIISLAPEVL; the protein is encoded by the coding sequence ATGATTCAGACTCAGACAATGCTGGATGTCGCCGACAACAGCGGAGCGCGCCGGGTGCAGTGCATCAAGGTGCTGGGCGGTTCACACCGTCGCTACGCTCGCGTAGGTGATGTCATCAAGGTAACGGTGAAAGAAGCCATTCCGCGGGGCAAGGTCAAAAAAGGCCAGGTCCTGAAAGCGGTGGTCGTTCGCACCCGTAGCGGTGTCCGTCGTAACGACGGGTCGCTTATTCGTTTCGATGGAAATGCGGCGGTTTTGTTGAACAACACCAACGAACAGCCGATCGGCACCCGTATTTTCGGTCCGGTCACTCGTGAGCTGCGTAACGAGCGGTTCATGAAGATCATTTCCTTAGCGCCTGAAGTGCTGTAA
- the rpsN gene encoding 30S ribosomal protein S14: protein MAKKSMVEREQKRAELVEKYAAKRAELKKIISDVNTTDEDRFEATLKLQQLPRDSSPVRRTNRCRITGRPHGFYNKFGLGRNKLREAAMRGDVPGLKKSSW from the coding sequence ATGGCTAAGAAAAGCATGGTAGAGCGTGAACAAAAGCGTGCAGAGCTGGTCGAGAAGTACGCGGCCAAACGCGCTGAGCTCAAGAAGATCATCTCGGACGTGAACACGACCGATGAAGACCGCTTCGAGGCGACGCTGAAACTGCAGCAACTGCCGCGTGACTCGAGCCCGGTGCGTCGGACTAACCGCTGCCGCATCACTGGCCGTCCGCACGGTTTTTACAACAAGTTCGGCCTTGGCCGTAACAAGCTGCGTGAAGCCGCCATGCGTGGCGACGTCCCTGGACTCAAGAAGTCCAGCTGGTAA